A stretch of DNA from Francisella uliginis:
AAATGCTAAAAAATTAGCAAAGCAAAACAAATTAGAGGAAGGTTCATTCCTTGTGTTTATCCAGTTACAGATGGATTTATCTAAACAAATAGAAGATTATTATTTGAATAATGCTACACAACAGCAACTTGACCAACAAGGCTCAGATTGTTTGACTAATTATCGTGATAAGATTAAAAAAGTTGATGCAAAACTATATCCAGCGATAAGTAAAAATATTGAGTCAATCAAAAAAGATAAAAATCTAACATCACTACTAAAAAAACTAGTTAAAAAACAAAATATCAAAGGTATTCCTCAAAATCCTGATTATCTAGGTTTAGTAGCAAATAGCTTGCAAAATATTCAAAAAACTGGATGGTGGTAGTAAAGTTAAAATATAGTTTACTATCAATGAAAATTAAACTAATATATAGTTTCAACATCGATTAATCTTTTGAGAAACTCAATGAAAATAATGTTCTCAGCAGATGGTATCTCTAAATCAGACTTAGAGAAAACAGCATCTGTTTCAAAGCATGTTGACTGTGTCAAAATTGGTCATATTTTATGTTCAACTCTATCATTTAAAGAAATTCATGAGCTAGTAGGAGATAAAGATATCTTCTTAGATTTTAAACTTCATGATATTCCAAATACAGTTAAGACTGCGATAGAAAATTATTCAAAAGCTATACCAAACTTTAAGTACTTTACTTTTCACGGTACTGCTAGTGATGATATGGTCAAAGCAGCTCTTAGTGCTGATACGCAGGCTATTCCATTAGCAGTGATTACATTAAGTAGTGATGCAAACTTTGATAAAGCAGATAGTCTAGCTAAATTTGAAAGATGTGTGAATTTAGGTGTGGAAAACTTTATATGTCATCCACATTTAGTTGCAGATGTCAGAGCTAAGTTTGGGGATAAAATCAAATTATATGTCCCGGGTGTAAGGCTTGAGAGTGATTTAAGTGATGATCATTTTAATGCTTTGACGCCTAAAAAAGCTAAAGAGCTTGGCGTTGACTATATCATAGTAGGTAGGCCTCTTCTACGTGCTGAAAATATAGTTGAGAAGCTAAAAGAGTTTAGTATATAAAAATTTTAATCTACTATCTTTTTAACATGTTCAACAGAGTCTGCCTTTGCTAAGGATAGACGGATAATACTGTTCTCTATAGCCTCTAAGCTATGCATAGTATTTGGCTCTAGATAGGCTAAATCACCAATTTTTAAATTATGCTTTTTCTCAGCTATATAAAAGTTAAGATCTCCTTTAACTAACATGATAGTTATTGGATGTGGTGCAGCATGTTCTTTCATTGTTATATCTTTTGGTATGCTTACTTGCATCTCTTTAGTTAGAGGCGTTTCTATTAGTTTTTTGATAATAACTTTCTCTTGGTTAAAGTCAGCGCCTTCAATAAAATTTACAAATTCAGCCATATATTTCCTTAAATAAACTATATTATGTATTTAAAATGCATAATATAAATATATTAGAAATAATATATCAAGTCAAGGTTGCTATTTGATAGCACTATGCAAAAAGTTTATAAGATGTTAGAATTCCCAAAATGTTTTTGAGCTTTATTTTATGCAAAATCAAAATCTAAAAAAAATCATAATATCACCACCCTTTGGTAAATATCTCAAATTTAAAGAGACCTCTAATGTTTATGGATCTTTTACAGTAAGTAGACGTTGGGGACTTATTAAACAAGCAATCAAAACTATTCGCAAAGTAGAGAAAAATGCTTGGCGTAATAAGATTGGTTTACGTAATCCAGGGCTAGCAAATGCAAATCCGCCGAAGAGAGCTCAGGATATAATATCATTAGCGGCACTAGAGGTAGCAGATTGGCATAGTTTTGCAGAAACTTTAAAACTACCCAAATTTGCGAATCATAAAAATATTGAGATAAATATAGGTTGTCCAAATGCTAGTATTGTCGACTTTCCAGTTGAGTTAGCACCTTTATTTGAAGGTAGAAATATCAGTATCAAAATGCCTCCAACGGTAGACCATAATGCTAAGATTAGAGAGTACCTTGCAGTAGGTATTACAACTTTCCATTTATGTAATACTATACCTACAGATAAAGGTGGTATTTCAGGTTATCCGTTACACGAATATAGTTTGCCAGCTATTAGAAAAGCCAAAGAAGAGTTTGGTGATAGCATCACTATAATTGGTGGTGGTGGTGTCTATACTATTGAAGATGCTAAGAAATATATAGATGCAGGAGCTGATCATTTATCTCTAAGTTCTATAATGTTTAATCCTATTAAAGGTAAAAAATTAGTTAAAGAGATTGTTAAAAATTCTGGCTAAAAGATTCTTTTTTGAAACTTACAATTATTTAAACTATTAATTATGTTAATTGTAGTGGCAGCACAGTGTGCAGTCTTATTACATGATCTGACACTACATGAATAAAAACGTCCAAGTTTGTTATTCTACGATACTGAATCAAGTTCAGCACAGGCTTTGATCGTAGAATCTAATTTTAAGACTAATTATGAGTAGATCCTATGGTCACACTTCGACTCCGCTCAGTGACCGGAGAGGATGACAGAGCATTCTTGGATTAATAGTATTATGAACGCGAGGAATCAATAACCTTTCTTTTTAAGTAATAGTTTATCCGTATTTTTATATGATTGTGGGGCGAAATCTCCCATCCATTCTTTAACAGCTTTGAAGTTTTCAATAAATGTTTGCTTATCGCCATCAGAGACTTTTTCAGCATTAGAGTTTACAAACTCCGCGAATTCGGCAATAGTTTGTTGTCTTTGTTTATCAGACATAATAATATCAGCATATAGTCCAGGACCTTGACTAAAAAGCCTACCAACAATATTAAGCTCCATTTTATATACAGGGCTAGCTAGTTTTAGCATTTTTTGAATATCAACATTCTTATGCTTAAGAAACATTCCAAGACAATATACACTAAAATGCTCAATACCTTGGATAAAAGTCATAGCTTCATCATGCTCTTCGGCAGTCATTTCCTCAATACTAAAGCCAATCCTTGCTAGATCATCGATAAAATATTGATACTTATCTTGTTGCTTACCATCACAGACTACAATTACTTGATTATCTGGAGAGCTAATAGTTGGGCCAAAGATAGGGTGAAGACCAACAACTGGACCATCATAGTTAGCTAACATACTATCTAGAGGCTCTTTTTTGATACTGGTATAGTCTGCTAAGATAGTTCCTTCAGAAAGGTAAGGTATAGTTTTCTTTATAATCTCATCTGTCATATATATTGGTACAGATAGTATCACAATATCTTGATTAGTAAGCTTTTGCTCAGGATTCTGCCAATCATTTTGACCAAAAATAGTTAGAGTATATTCAGGTAGGAACTTACTAAAGATGTTTTGAGTCATTTGACCCATTTCACCATTACCACCAATTATACAAATTCTTTTTTGCATTTTTATACCTTAAAACTAAAAGTTACTGGCCCATCATTAGTTAGAGATACCTTCATATCAGCACCAAATATTCCTGATTGGACTTTTTCATATTTGCTCTTAAAGATTTTTTGAAACTCTTCAAATTTACCTTTTGCAATATTAGGAGGGCAGCCATCACTAAAACTAGGCCTATTCCCATTACGAGTATTAGCAGCTAAAGTAAATTGTGGCACAAGAATTATCTCTCCCTGGATATCTCTAAGAGATAAATTCATTTTACCAGCATCATCTTCAAATATACGATATTTAAGAATTTTCTCAGCCATCTTTTCAAAGTTTTGATGAATGTCTTCTTTTTCAACACAGATTAGGGCTAAGATACCTTTATTTATATCAGCAACTTTTTGCTGTTCTACAACTACATTTGCACAACTGACTCTTTGAATTATACTAAGCATTTTAAAAATATTTGTCTTATAAACAGTTTTAGATTGTATCAAAAAAATATTCCAGACAATATAATGTTTATAAAGATAGTTTAGTTCATTTGAACTAGATACTGTAATAAGATAAAGTTTTTTAAAAGGGAGAAAAGTTAGGTTATAAAACATATGGTTTCAAAAATTATAGAGATCCTGCGAATAAGTATTATAGTTATTGGAGGTTTTTCTGTTTCATATATATACAAAGATAATGCCGTTGAAGTATTACATTATGATATGTTAATAGTAGTTTTGGCAATGTCAGGACTTTCTGGGATAGAAGGCATATTTTTTGGTCAAGAATCAGCAAAATCATTAGCAAGAGAGACTAACCACTCATACCAGTTACAGTCAGGAGCAAATAGTTTGGCAGTTGCATTAGTAGGTGTTTTTATTTATCTAAAAAAATGGGGAGTATATGCCGATGCTACGATACTTCTTTGTTGTCTAGTATTTTTTAGCTTATCCGCAATTATTCATACATGGGATCTTTTAAAGTATAAAAATCCTAGTATAAAAAATGCAATGAGAGGAATTTTAATGTTAGGATTATTGTTTTGGCTTATTCCTGTTATATATCAAGCAGTATAGTTATTTAGCTAGAAATTTTTTTGTTCCTTACATATACGGTAAATACCAAAATAATTATAATCACACAAAGTATAGGTCCAAGAATTATAGGTACTTGTTTATCGATATGTTGACCTAAGAATCCTGAAATAAATAAGCAAATTGAAGCACCTATAGAGCCGGACATTATTAAAAAAGAGGAGATTTTTGGACTAGAGTAGTTTGCATTATTGATACCATATCCAAGAAGTGTTGGAAACATTGCAGCACAACCAAAACCAAGTATGATACCACCTATGATAAATCCTGTAAGACTATTAGCAATTAAGAATATTATAAAACCAACTAGAGTAATAAATGAGCTAATCATAATATAAACAGCAGGCTTAATTTTTGTAAGTACAAATAGTCCTACTATTAATCTAGAAATTGCAATAATTCCCCAAAATAGACCAATAACAAGTCCAACATCTGTAACACTTACATGTTTAGCTTCTTGTAAATATGGTGAGAACCAATAAGAAACAATATACTCAATATATACATAAATCATTATAGCTAGAGCTATTAGAACTACACTTATATTTAAAAGTTTTGGTTTAGCGGTATCAGATTCATCAACTAGATCATCACTAATAGTTACAGCCGCTTTTTCTTCAAATTTTGATAAAAAGATAATAATAAATAGGATTAAATATAAACAGCCCATACCGATAAACACCGCTCGCCATGAGAATTGCTCAACTATATGACCACCGACAAAAGGCACAAATGCCGAACCTGCTCCAAAGAAAAAGTTTAAAACATTTAAGCGTGATTCACTTTTACCAGTTTTTGTATATGCCGCATGGATTGTTTGACTAACAGCAGGTACCAAAAAGCCCACGCAAGTACCATTTAAAAGGGCACAAATAGCATAGACATATAGAGGAAACCCAGCTGCAATAGTAAACTGTGCAATTAGACCAATTATTAGAGCAATTAGCAGGGTGTTTCTACAACCTAGAGAACTCATGGTTTTTGAGCTTAAAGCATTACCTATCAAAAGACCTAATATGTTTAAAACATCAATATATACAATATGGGAAACATTAACGCCATAATGACTAGATATCTGTGGTGATACTAGTCCCAGTATTGCTCCAAATCCTCCAGTAATGAATGCTGCAAAGAAGCAGATGCTCACAGCTTTTAGTATTAAATCTTCTGGAACAGTAAATGTTGATAATTGATTATTTGTATTAATTGATGCCATTTGTATTCTCTCTAGTCTTTATTGCCATATTGAATTTAGTTCATATAGTTTGATGGTTAGGTTATTTTGATCTGAAGCATTGATTTTCATCGTATTCTTTATGTCACTAAGATGCTCAAACCTCATTGTGATAGACTCTTGGCCTTTATTAACAAAAAGCTCAATACTTGTTGTATCTAAGAAGATATCTACAGATATATTTTCTGAATGTATATCTTTTATAAAAGCTTCATTCATAACTTGATTTAGGCTGTTTTTTACTGATATCTGATTATTTTGATAACAAATATCAATCACAGATTTATGATTATTTTCTAAAAGGTTTAGCTGCCACGTATTATTTGAATTAAACTCTAAATTTAACTCGATAAGATTTGCTGGTAAGCTAATACTTTCATTAAAATTTCCTGACTGTAAGCGTTGTACCCTAAGGTTTTTATAGGCATTGACGGGGTAAGAAATAAGCTTATCATTATCAACGTTGAGCTGTCTCATTAGACTCATGGCACCAGCTGAATCTTCATTAGCACGGTTTTTATGATCTTCCCAACAGTTCATCCAACCAATAGCATACCTATTACCGTTAGCTTCAAAAGTCTGTGGAGCATAAAACTCTTTTGCAGAGTCTATGTATGTAGGAGGAGTTTTAGCAGAGAAGTATTTACCATCAAAATTACCAATATAATAGAAAGACTGATAATCGAAGTCTTTTTTATTTTTTGTTGTAAAAATTGAAAGTACTAGTACATATTTGCCATCTAGATAAAATAAATCTGGGCATTCTAGTGTTCTTCCAGAGATAGTTTTTTCTTGAAATAAGATACTATGATAATGCCAGCTCTTAGCATCATCAGATCTATACAGTGCAACGCTTGGATAGTTATTTGCATAAGTACCAATCACCATATAATAGCAATTAAAATTTTTATCAAACCATACTTTAGGATCTCTAAAATCATAAGAGCAAAAATCAGGTTTACGATTAACAATAGTTTCAGGTTTTGAAAAATGTATACCATCTTTACTTTTTATTAGATTTTGTTTTTCGATGAAAATATCAGGAGAATTTTCTAGATCCTCAAAGTGCTCTGTATAGATAAGAAATAATTCATCATCAACAACCATAGCACTACCTGAGAAAGCTCCACCTATATATCTGTCATCAAGGTCATTTTGTGGATAAATGGCAATAGGTAAGTGATGCCAATGTACCATATCTTCAGAAACAGCATGCCCCCAGTGTAGCATTGCAGTATGTTTACCATAAGGATAATGTTGGTAGAACATATGATATTTACCTTTAAAGTAAACTAGGCCGTTAGGATCGTTTATCCATGCATTTTTCGCTGTAAAGTGATACTGTAGACGTTCTGTATCTTTTAGGTTAGAGTTATTATGAGAATGATGTGACTGGAATTGTCCATATTTAAGACTAAAGTAGACTCCTCCATGCTCAAGTAATGAATCATCATATACCCAACCATTCTCTATATTTAAACTTTGTGTATCACAGACTATTTTAAGAATATATTCTTTATGTGATTCTAGTAACCACTCGACATGATAGTATTTTGTTTTTAGATTAGTAGCTTGTATAGGGTGGCATTCAACTATAGTATCTTTATTGTAAAGCTTAAGTTGACCATGATGACTAGTATTGTAGTCAAAAGAAATTACAGAGTCATTTTCAACATAAATATTAAAAGAATTCTCATCAAGCTTGTTTATAACCATTTCTTTAGAAATAGAGTAGGTGTATAAAAAAGTTTATGTGACTAGGCAGTTAGAGTCAATTTTATAGTTAATAAAATAGAATCTACTTTAGGTTTAGCACTATTTAGGTTACATTATCCCTTTAATCTAAATAATTAAGTAGAGGAATAGTTTTGATAAAAGACATAAAAGTAAGACAGTTTTCTGTATTATGGTTTGTAGAGTTATGGGAAAGGTATGCTTTTTATAGTTTCCAAGCTCTTTTTATGCTTTTTATAACTGCTAGTCATATTAGTGAATCACAAGGATATTTGATTTTTGGAATATTTGCTTCGCTAATTTATATTACACCAACCATAGGTGGGTACTTATCTGATAAATATATAGGTGTTAAAAATGCTTTAGTTATAGGCGCGGTATTCTTGTTATTAGGTTATATTGTTTTAGCAATATCAACTGATTTAAGTCATGTAAATTGGGCTTTATCACTTATAATTGTTGGTAATGGACTCTTTAAGCCAGCACCGACATCGTTAATTTCAAAAATTTTTAATGATAATCCATCACAGTCTCATTCAGCTTTTACAGTATACTATATGGGAGTAAATATTGGTGGTTTCCTTGCTATAGCCTTTACACCGATAATTGCAAAATACACTAGTTATTCTTATGCATTCATCATATGTGTTATAGGTATGTTTCTTGCAATATCAAACTATTTCTGGCGTGCAAAGCTTTTAAAAGATGTAGGATCTGATACACCATCAATGACTACTAAGGTTAAGCTTTTAATATCACTAATATGCTTAGCTCAGTTATTAATATGCTATGGCTTATTCCAAGTTACAGATATTTCTTTATATTTGATAATAATCTTATGTATTCTAACATTCATATATATGTTAAATGATGCAAGAAACGCTTGTGATCGCAAAGAGACTATTTTACAAGTTATAGGGGTGATTTTAGTTATTGAAGCGGTGATTTATTTTATTGTCTATAGCCAAATGTTTTCGACATTAGTATTATTTGCAAAGCATAATGTTTCACTTAATCTGATAGGGTTTGATGTATCTCCAGCAACTTATGCATCTTTAGATTCTTTTTGGTTAATTGTTTTGAGTCCGTTATTAGCTATTTTATATAAAAAGAGTGTAAAACACTTATCTGTACCTTATAAATATTCTATAGGAACTGTAATTGCTGGTATAGCGCCTCTAAGTTTATATGTGGTGATAAAGTTGACACAGGTAACTGGCTTTGTCGATGGTAACTGGATGTTTGTCTATTTCTTCTTTGGAGCCTTAGCTGAGCTATTAGTCGCTGCAATAGGTTTTTCAATGATTGCTATTTACTTTAGAAAAGAAATAGTAACATTAGGGATGGGCTTCTTTATGCTTGCGATAGCACTAGGGGGAGCTTTATCGGGTAAGTTAGGCCAGCTTGTTGCTATACCAGATGGTAAGATTGATCCAATGGTAAGTTTAGGAATTTACCAAAACTACTTCTTATGGTTAGGGATAATCACTATTGTATTAGGTATTTTATATGGAATAGTAGCCAAGGTTGTGACTACTATAGCTAATAAGCATAATATTTCATTAGGATAAATAAATTTACAATCTTTTTATAATTTCATTTGTAAATTTTTCAGTAGAAGCTAGTTTAGTTTCTTGAGTATAGATATCTTGAGTTCTAAAACCATCTTCAAGAGTTAGATTAATTGCATTAGCAATAGCTTCGGCTTCTGAAACTAAGCCAAATGAGTAAGAAAGCATTAGAGATGCTGATAGTACTTGCGCTATTGGGTTTGCTTTACCTTGCCCTTTGATATCATATGCAGATCCACCGGATGGTTCATAAAGACCAAAACCATCTTTATTTAAGCTAATAGATGGCACTAGACCAATTGATCCAGGTAGTACAGAGGCTAAATCAGAGATAATATCGCCAAAAAGGTTTCCTGTAACCATAACATCAAACTGACTTGGG
This window harbors:
- a CDS encoding chorismate mutase; this encodes MDKLIKVLILFFAMLSFCFAGINKPLNLLVQRAALIQGVGVCKAKLKSPIYDANQEVRVLQNAKKLAKQNKLEEGSFLVFIQLQMDLSKQIEDYYLNNATQQQLDQQGSDCLTNYRDKIKKVDAKLYPAISKNIESIKKDKNLTSLLKKLVKKQNIKGIPQNPDYLGLVANSLQNIQKTGWW
- the pyrF gene encoding orotidine-5'-phosphate decarboxylase; this encodes MKIMFSADGISKSDLEKTASVSKHVDCVKIGHILCSTLSFKEIHELVGDKDIFLDFKLHDIPNTVKTAIENYSKAIPNFKYFTFHGTASDDMVKAALSADTQAIPLAVITLSSDANFDKADSLAKFERCVNLGVENFICHPHLVADVRAKFGDKIKLYVPGVRLESDLSDDHFNALTPKKAKELGVDYIIVGRPLLRAENIVEKLKEFSI
- a CDS encoding AraC family ligand binding domain-containing protein, with the translated sequence MAEFVNFIEGADFNQEKVIIKKLIETPLTKEMQVSIPKDITMKEHAAPHPITIMLVKGDLNFYIAEKKHNLKIGDLAYLEPNTMHSLEAIENSIIRLSLAKADSVEHVKKIVD
- the tyrA gene encoding bifunctional chorismate mutase/prephenate dehydrogenase, coding for MQKRICIIGGNGEMGQMTQNIFSKFLPEYTLTIFGQNDWQNPEQKLTNQDIVILSVPIYMTDEIIKKTIPYLSEGTILADYTSIKKEPLDSMLANYDGPVVGLHPIFGPTISSPDNQVIVVCDGKQQDKYQYFIDDLARIGFSIEEMTAEEHDEAMTFIQGIEHFSVYCLGMFLKHKNVDIQKMLKLASPVYKMELNIVGRLFSQGPGLYADIIMSDKQRQQTIAEFAEFVNSNAEKVSDGDKQTFIENFKAVKEWMGDFAPQSYKNTDKLLLKKKGY
- the dtd gene encoding D-aminoacyl-tRNA deacylase — its product is MLSIIQRVSCANVVVEQQKVADINKGILALICVEKEDIHQNFEKMAEKILKYRIFEDDAGKMNLSLRDIQGEIILVPQFTLAANTRNGNRPSFSDGCPPNIAKGKFEEFQKIFKSKYEKVQSGIFGADMKVSLTNDGPVTFSFKV
- a CDS encoding DUF6790 family protein — encoded protein: MVSKIIEILRISIIVIGGFSVSYIYKDNAVEVLHYDMLIVVLAMSGLSGIEGIFFGQESAKSLARETNHSYQLQSGANSLAVALVGVFIYLKKWGVYADATILLCCLVFFSLSAIIHTWDLLKYKNPSIKNAMRGILMLGLLFWLIPVIYQAV
- a CDS encoding MFS transporter, with product MASINTNNQLSTFTVPEDLILKAVSICFFAAFITGGFGAILGLVSPQISSHYGVNVSHIVYIDVLNILGLLIGNALSSKTMSSLGCRNTLLIALIIGLIAQFTIAAGFPLYVYAICALLNGTCVGFLVPAVSQTIHAAYTKTGKSESRLNVLNFFFGAGSAFVPFVGGHIVEQFSWRAVFIGMGCLYLILFIIIFLSKFEEKAAVTISDDLVDESDTAKPKLLNISVVLIALAIMIYVYIEYIVSYWFSPYLQEAKHVSVTDVGLVIGLFWGIIAISRLIVGLFVLTKIKPAVYIMISSFITLVGFIIFLIANSLTGFIIGGIILGFGCAAMFPTLLGYGINNANYSSPKISSFLIMSGSIGASICLFISGFLGQHIDKQVPIILGPILCVIIIILVFTVYVRNKKISS
- a CDS encoding glycoside hydrolase family 32 protein, whose protein sequence is MVINKLDENSFNIYVENDSVISFDYNTSHHGQLKLYNKDTIVECHPIQATNLKTKYYHVEWLLESHKEYILKIVCDTQSLNIENGWVYDDSLLEHGGVYFSLKYGQFQSHHSHNNSNLKDTERLQYHFTAKNAWINDPNGLVYFKGKYHMFYQHYPYGKHTAMLHWGHAVSEDMVHWHHLPIAIYPQNDLDDRYIGGAFSGSAMVVDDELFLIYTEHFEDLENSPDIFIEKQNLIKSKDGIHFSKPETIVNRKPDFCSYDFRDPKVWFDKNFNCYYMVIGTYANNYPSVALYRSDDAKSWHYHSILFQEKTISGRTLECPDLFYLDGKYVLVLSIFTTKNKKDFDYQSFYYIGNFDGKYFSAKTPPTYIDSAKEFYAPQTFEANGNRYAIGWMNCWEDHKNRANEDSAGAMSLMRQLNVDNDKLISYPVNAYKNLRVQRLQSGNFNESISLPANLIELNLEFNSNNTWQLNLLENNHKSVIDICYQNNQISVKNSLNQVMNEAFIKDIHSENISVDIFLDTTSIELFVNKGQESITMRFEHLSDIKNTMKINASDQNNLTIKLYELNSIWQ
- a CDS encoding peptide MFS transporter; the protein is MIKDIKVRQFSVLWFVELWERYAFYSFQALFMLFITASHISESQGYLIFGIFASLIYITPTIGGYLSDKYIGVKNALVIGAVFLLLGYIVLAISTDLSHVNWALSLIIVGNGLFKPAPTSLISKIFNDNPSQSHSAFTVYYMGVNIGGFLAIAFTPIIAKYTSYSYAFIICVIGMFLAISNYFWRAKLLKDVGSDTPSMTTKVKLLISLICLAQLLICYGLFQVTDISLYLIIILCILTFIYMLNDARNACDRKETILQVIGVILVIEAVIYFIVYSQMFSTLVLFAKHNVSLNLIGFDVSPATYASLDSFWLIVLSPLLAILYKKSVKHLSVPYKYSIGTVIAGIAPLSLYVVIKLTQVTGFVDGNWMFVYFFFGALAELLVAAIGFSMIAIYFRKEIVTLGMGFFMLAIALGGALSGKLGQLVAIPDGKIDPMVSLGIYQNYFLWLGIITIVLGILYGIVAKVVTTIANKHNISLG